A genomic window from Martelella lutilitoris includes:
- a CDS encoding HAD family hydrolase, which produces MIKTVIFDFDGVIADSEIIALAELQVSLAQYGVAVDWDMLVEEFLGSSVRQIIAFVEGQTGRAVDPDFQEAWYARLFDRYRRELKPMAGAEAMLDRLEAAGIDYCIASGGSYKRLGVALQAIGFAQRFEGRAFSAESVEHGKPAPDLFLYAAEKRGALPKECVVLEDAIAGVTGAGRAGMRVFGFTGGSHLEGVRPLHAERLRAAGADMVLTALSDFGTLALDAGRDRLTPG; this is translated from the coding sequence ATGATAAAGACAGTCATTTTCGACTTTGACGGCGTGATTGCCGACAGCGAGATCATCGCGCTTGCCGAGCTTCAGGTATCGCTTGCCCAATACGGGGTCGCGGTTGACTGGGATATGCTGGTCGAGGAATTCCTGGGTTCTTCGGTCAGGCAGATCATCGCTTTCGTGGAGGGACAGACCGGCAGGGCGGTCGATCCCGATTTCCAGGAGGCGTGGTATGCGCGGCTGTTTGACCGCTATCGCCGCGAGTTGAAGCCGATGGCCGGCGCTGAAGCCATGCTTGACCGGCTGGAGGCGGCCGGGATCGACTACTGCATCGCCTCCGGCGGGTCCTACAAGAGGCTCGGCGTCGCGCTTCAGGCGATCGGTTTTGCCCAACGCTTCGAAGGCCGGGCCTTCAGCGCCGAATCGGTAGAACACGGCAAGCCGGCGCCCGATCTTTTCCTCTACGCTGCCGAAAAACGCGGCGCCCTGCCGAAGGAGTGCGTGGTGCTGGAAGACGCCATCGCCGGCGTGACCGGCGCGGGACGCGCCGGCATGCGCGTTTTCGGGTTTACCGGCGGCAGCCATCTTGAGGGCGTCAGGCCGCTTCATGCCGAACGGCTTCGGGCCGCGGGCGCCGACATGGTGCTCACGGCGCTTTCCGATTTCGGGACGCTGGCCCTTGACGCCGGTCGAGACCGGTTGACACCGGGCTGA
- the tsaE gene encoding tRNA (adenosine(37)-N6)-threonylcarbamoyltransferase complex ATPase subunit type 1 TsaE: MMERFLADEDATVALARALAPLLQTGDCLALSGDLGMGKSTFARALIRARMEEPELEVPSPTFTLVQFYDGAPPLYHFDLYRLADPDELIELGFDEALEDGISLIEWPERGEGMLPEDALTLAFNEEGEGRRVRLDGPEARLAALADAFL; the protein is encoded by the coding sequence ATGATGGAGCGTTTTCTCGCCGACGAGGACGCGACTGTCGCGCTGGCCAGGGCGCTGGCGCCGCTTTTGCAAACGGGCGATTGTCTCGCGCTTTCCGGCGATCTCGGCATGGGCAAGTCCACTTTCGCCCGCGCGCTGATCCGCGCCCGCATGGAGGAGCCGGAGCTTGAAGTCCCGAGCCCGACCTTCACCCTGGTACAGTTCTATGACGGCGCGCCGCCGCTTTATCATTTCGACCTCTATCGTCTTGCCGATCCGGACGAGTTGATCGAGCTCGGCTTCGACGAGGCGCTCGAGGACGGCATCAGCCTGATCGAATGGCCGGAACGCGGCGAAGGCATGCTGCCGGAAGACGCGCTCACGCTTGCCTTCAACGAGGAGGGCGAGGGCCGAAGGGTGCGGCTTGACGGGCCTGAGGCCCGGCTTGCAGCACTGGCCGATGCATTTCTCTGA
- the thiE gene encoding thiamine phosphate synthase, producing MRTVDYRLNALVDAGLVETAPLAELARHAAENGATLIQYRDKYAKTRQMIERAVEIRKALEPTGVPLVVNDRVDVALAAEAAGVHLGADDMEPETARRLLGTDAIIGLTVKNASDGARAAAAPVDYACIGGVFHTLSKINSDPPVGLEGFRALRRGLKKARPDLPVGAIAGIKLEHVPELIADGADGVAVISAIFHAPDVTKATRDFRRAVDAAIAIRAR from the coding sequence ATGAGGACGGTCGATTATCGCCTGAACGCCCTGGTCGATGCCGGGCTGGTCGAGACCGCGCCGCTTGCCGAACTGGCGCGGCATGCCGCCGAAAACGGCGCGACCTTGATCCAGTATCGCGACAAATACGCCAAGACCCGCCAGATGATCGAACGGGCCGTGGAAATTCGCAAGGCGCTTGAGCCGACTGGCGTTCCGCTGGTGGTCAATGACCGGGTCGACGTCGCGCTCGCGGCAGAAGCCGCCGGCGTCCATCTCGGCGCAGACGACATGGAACCGGAAACGGCGCGACGGCTGCTCGGGACGGACGCCATTATCGGCCTGACCGTCAAGAATGCGTCCGACGGCGCGCGGGCGGCAGCGGCTCCGGTTGACTATGCCTGTATCGGCGGCGTGTTTCATACGCTCTCCAAGATCAACTCCGACCCGCCGGTGGGCCTTGAGGGGTTTCGCGCGCTGCGCCGCGGCCTGAAGAAGGCGAGGCCGGACCTGCCGGTCGGCGCGATCGCCGGAATCAAGCTCGAACACGTGCCCGAGCTGATCGCCGACGGGGCCGACGGCGTTGCCGTGATCTCTGCAATCTTCCATGCGCCCGATGTGACGAAGGCGACCCGCGACTTCCGCCGGGCCGTCGACGCGGCGATCGCGATCCGGGCGCGATGA
- a CDS encoding TRAP transporter large permease subunit produces MTSAAIERVAGRLADRLQTTLSMIAGVVLALMLALVLLSVVLRYVFRTGLIGTEELGIWLNVALVFLAAPLAMTGPLAMRLELPFSRRAELPARIIADAVSLIAALVLALGSARVATLIGGTSPTLGLPEWVRFAVTGTGGALIAATLALRRISERRFLSLAVSAGLAGLISLACLRFNLATAVPPSAAIALFAAIGLIAAAPLAHAFLAAALVAMPFGGSLAPETMVTTAVSGMSHFLLLAIPFFLLTGAALSASGAAAHLVAFAASLVGHRRGGLAQTVLATGALFSGASGSSVANAVFSATTFQPELVRHGYPPARAGAIIAASSVLDNVIPPSIAFLILAAATDLSVGKLLVGGLAAGLVMAASLAVAIHLTTRDRPGSTRATPAERKKAFLAAVPAFGLGVIVVFGIRIGIVTTTEAAALAAAYTLALAAFAKTRLTTLFSVFRQSATEAAAIGLLIGAAGPFAFQLAVDGVAGMLSSAAGVLGGSPAAILAFCVAVLLLAGLFLDIGAAILLFGPLLLPLATDAGLNPIAFGVITVTTLMIGGLTPPVGMLVLVVGGVAKIPAASLFRTTLPYLAALLAAVALFCAFTLLI; encoded by the coding sequence ATGACATCGGCTGCAATCGAGCGCGTGGCCGGCCGCCTTGCGGACAGGCTTCAGACGACGCTTTCGATGATCGCGGGCGTCGTTCTGGCGCTGATGCTCGCGCTCGTCCTCCTCAGCGTCGTGCTCCGCTATGTCTTCCGGACCGGGCTGATCGGCACCGAGGAGCTCGGCATCTGGCTGAATGTGGCGCTGGTCTTTCTTGCCGCGCCGCTTGCCATGACCGGCCCGCTCGCCATGCGGCTTGAACTCCCCTTTTCAAGGCGGGCGGAATTGCCTGCCCGCATCATCGCCGACGCAGTCAGCCTCATCGCTGCCCTTGTGCTCGCCCTTGGCAGCGCTCGCGTCGCAACGCTGATCGGGGGCACCTCGCCGACCCTCGGCCTGCCCGAATGGGTGCGCTTTGCCGTCACCGGCACGGGCGGCGCGCTGATCGCCGCGACCCTTGCCCTCAGGCGCATCAGCGAACGGCGGTTCCTGTCGCTTGCGGTTTCTGCCGGCCTGGCCGGCCTCATCTCCCTCGCATGCCTGCGTTTCAATCTGGCAACGGCCGTTCCGCCGAGCGCCGCGATTGCGCTTTTCGCCGCCATCGGCCTGATCGCGGCTGCCCCGCTTGCCCATGCCTTCCTCGCCGCGGCCCTTGTCGCCATGCCCTTCGGCGGCAGTCTGGCGCCGGAAACGATGGTGACGACGGCGGTTTCCGGCATGTCGCATTTCCTGCTTCTGGCGATCCCCTTCTTTCTCTTGACGGGAGCGGCCCTTTCGGCCTCCGGCGCGGCCGCGCATCTTGTCGCCTTCGCAGCATCGCTTGTCGGCCACCGGCGCGGTGGCCTGGCGCAGACGGTACTCGCCACCGGCGCGCTGTTTTCCGGCGCGTCCGGTTCGTCGGTTGCCAATGCGGTGTTTTCAGCCACAACCTTCCAGCCCGAACTGGTGCGTCACGGCTACCCGCCGGCCCGCGCAGGGGCGATCATCGCCGCCTCTTCGGTGCTCGACAATGTGATCCCGCCGTCAATCGCCTTTCTCATTCTTGCGGCCGCGACCGACCTCTCGGTCGGCAAGCTGCTTGTCGGCGGGCTCGCCGCCGGCCTTGTCATGGCGGCGAGCCTTGCCGTCGCCATTCACCTGACGACACGCGACCGGCCGGGCAGCACGCGCGCGACCCCGGCTGAGCGAAAGAAGGCTTTCCTCGCTGCCGTCCCGGCCTTCGGGCTCGGCGTCATCGTCGTCTTCGGCATCCGCATCGGCATCGTCACCACCACGGAAGCGGCCGCGCTTGCCGCCGCCTATACGCTTGCGCTTGCGGCCTTCGCGAAAACGCGCCTCACGACACTATTCTCGGTGTTCCGGCAGTCGGCTACGGAAGCAGCCGCCATCGGCCTCCTGATCGGCGCAGCCGGGCCGTTTGCCTTCCAGCTCGCCGTCGACGGGGTCGCCGGCATGCTGTCTTCGGCGGCCGGCGTGCTTGGCGGTTCGCCCGCAGCGATCCTCGCCTTTTGCGTGGCCGTGCTGCTTCTCGCGGGCCTCTTTCTCGATATCGGAGCGGCGATCCTGCTTTTCGGCCCGCTTCTGCTGCCGCTTGCCACAGATGCCGGGCTCAACCCGATCGCCTTCGGCGTCATCACCGTCACCACGCTGATGATCGGCGGACTGACGCCGCCCGTCGGCATGCTGGTGCTGGTGGTCGGCGGCGTCGCCAAAATTCCGGCAGCATCGCTGTTTCGCACGACGCTGCCCTATCTGGCCGCACTGCTTGCGGCAGTCGCGCTCTTCTGCGCTTTCACCCTTCTGATCTGA
- a CDS encoding PAS domain-containing sensor histidine kinase: MERGGKSNEGRMIRGMRGKRAIARWLAAGTALSLTAAHAFAQSPDVAPVLSSREVMALSAFCGILAATVLSTLWFMRLRGRTEAENQRLALELENHRERIANLKALNAERNRRIIFWEGPDADPEFLGALPYEAGAPEDDHAFLAFSDWLSPGSTKQLETAIAALRRKAKAFEMLAEARNGYVLEVVGGTTGGRAHVRFGALESIRAELAELKVEHKRTKAVLARFETLFDAIDMPCWQRDGDGALTWVNRAYIAAVEGETRERTLEENRTLLGAVVQQKLDEAVRAGARFDGRQPVVTGGNRTFYELSEVASGDGSAGIARDVSELQSVENALEQTLESHADTLNHLNTAVAIFDASRRMTFYNQAFEKLWKLDMGFLESHPDNGELFERLRADGKLPEPHQWREWKDKALSVYRAVEPYSDLWYLPSGETLSVFASAHPRGGTTWVFENHTEQVALKTRYNTLVKVQGETIDHLSEGVAVFGPDGRLKLSNPAFLALWRIADRDAAPGTHIRALIETCADDPGASDGWKLFARMITSFDDERVSRQGRLDLASGLVLDYAVTPLPNAQTMLTFVNKTDSVKVERALTEKNDALRKAEELKNAFLEHVSHELRTPLTSIMGFAELLKAPETGALTSRQSSYVDHIANSSSVLMTIVNDMIDLKSADAGILQLELDRMSIDDLIDSVADDISSRLQESGVTLEITAPPKLGAITADFQRLKQVLLKILGNAVKYAPRGSIIALSCWRETDDFVFTVTDNGPGIADDALESVFTRFESGGRQAQYAGAGLGLAIVESFVALHNGRVFIDSEPGAGTTVSCRIPDASAGKGGAEIIAAE, translated from the coding sequence ATGGAGCGGGGCGGCAAAAGCAACGAGGGCCGGATGATTCGCGGCATGCGCGGAAAACGCGCAATCGCGCGATGGCTTGCAGCCGGCACGGCGCTTTCGCTCACCGCCGCTCACGCCTTCGCCCAATCTCCGGACGTCGCGCCCGTGCTTTCTTCCCGTGAGGTCATGGCCCTTTCGGCCTTTTGCGGCATTCTGGCGGCCACCGTTCTTTCCACCCTCTGGTTCATGCGCCTGCGTGGCCGCACCGAAGCGGAGAACCAGCGGCTTGCCCTCGAGCTCGAAAACCACCGCGAGCGCATCGCCAATCTGAAGGCGCTGAACGCCGAGCGCAATCGTCGTATCATTTTCTGGGAAGGCCCGGACGCAGATCCGGAATTTCTCGGCGCCCTGCCGTACGAGGCCGGCGCGCCGGAAGACGATCATGCCTTCCTCGCCTTTTCCGACTGGCTCTCCCCTGGCAGCACGAAACAGCTCGAGACAGCGATTGCCGCGCTGCGCCGCAAGGCCAAGGCCTTCGAGATGCTGGCGGAGGCCAGGAACGGCTATGTGCTGGAGGTCGTCGGCGGCACCACGGGCGGGCGCGCCCATGTGCGCTTCGGCGCGCTGGAAAGCATCCGCGCCGAACTGGCCGAACTGAAGGTCGAGCACAAGCGCACGAAAGCGGTGCTTGCCCGGTTCGAGACGCTCTTCGATGCGATCGACATGCCTTGCTGGCAGCGCGACGGGGACGGCGCGCTCACCTGGGTGAACCGCGCCTATATCGCGGCCGTAGAGGGAGAAACGCGCGAACGCACGCTTGAGGAAAACCGCACGCTTCTCGGCGCGGTCGTTCAGCAAAAACTTGACGAGGCGGTGCGCGCCGGCGCGCGCTTTGACGGCCGCCAGCCGGTGGTGACCGGTGGCAACCGCACATTCTACGAACTCAGCGAAGTGGCGAGCGGCGACGGCTCGGCCGGCATTGCCCGTGATGTCTCGGAACTGCAGAGCGTCGAGAACGCGCTGGAACAGACGCTTGAAAGCCATGCCGATACGCTCAACCACCTGAACACGGCAGTGGCCATCTTCGATGCGTCGCGGCGGATGACCTTCTACAACCAGGCCTTCGAAAAACTCTGGAAGCTCGACATGGGCTTTCTCGAATCCCATCCCGACAATGGCGAATTGTTCGAGCGCCTGCGCGCCGATGGCAAGTTGCCGGAGCCGCACCAGTGGCGCGAGTGGAAGGACAAGGCGCTCTCCGTCTACCGCGCCGTCGAGCCCTATAGTGATCTCTGGTACCTGCCGAGCGGCGAGACGCTGAGCGTGTTCGCCTCCGCCCACCCGCGCGGCGGCACCACCTGGGTGTTCGAGAACCATACCGAGCAGGTGGCGCTGAAGACGCGCTACAATACGCTGGTGAAGGTGCAGGGCGAGACCATTGATCATCTCTCCGAAGGCGTTGCCGTTTTCGGTCCGGACGGCAGGCTGAAGCTCTCCAACCCTGCCTTCCTGGCGCTCTGGCGCATTGCCGACAGGGACGCCGCGCCCGGCACCCATATCCGCGCGCTGATCGAGACCTGCGCTGACGATCCCGGCGCCAGCGACGGCTGGAAGCTCTTTGCGAGGATGATCACCTCCTTTGACGACGAGCGCGTTTCGCGCCAGGGTCGGCTCGATCTCGCCTCCGGCCTGGTGCTTGACTACGCGGTGACGCCGCTGCCGAACGCGCAGACCATGCTCACCTTCGTCAACAAGACCGACTCGGTGAAGGTGGAACGCGCGCTGACGGAAAAGAATGACGCGTTGCGCAAGGCGGAAGAGCTCAAGAACGCCTTCCTCGAACACGTCTCTCACGAACTGCGAACGCCGCTGACATCGATCATGGGCTTTGCCGAACTGCTGAAGGCGCCGGAAACGGGCGCGCTGACGTCGCGCCAGAGCAGTTACGTCGATCACATCGCCAATTCCTCGTCCGTGTTGATGACCATCGTCAATGACATGATCGACCTGAAATCGGCCGATGCCGGCATCCTGCAGCTCGAACTCGACCGGATGTCGATCGACGACCTGATCGATTCCGTCGCCGATGACATTTCGAGCCGGCTGCAGGAAAGCGGGGTGACGCTGGAAATCACCGCGCCGCCGAAGCTCGGGGCCATTACCGCCGACTTCCAGCGGCTGAAGCAGGTGCTCCTGAAAATTCTCGGCAACGCCGTCAAATATGCACCGCGCGGCTCGATCATCGCGCTGTCGTGCTGGCGGGAGACGGACGATTTCGTCTTCACCGTCACCGACAATGGCCCGGGCATTGCCGATGACGCGCTGGAAAGCGTATTCACCCGGTTCGAATCCGGCGGCAGGCAGGCGCAATATGCCGGCGCCGGTCTCGGCCTTGCCATCGTCGAAAGCTTCGTCGCCCTGCATAATGGCCGCGTCTTCATCGACAGCGAGCCGGGTGCCGGCACCACCGTTTCCTGCCGCATTCCCGACGCCAGCGCCGGCAAGGGCGGGGCGGAAATCATCGCTGCGGAATGA
- a CDS encoding MFS transporter: protein MQQARSSGIDRDMLIIMLAGGLVLALSFGVRSVFGGVVLPLSDDLFAGRIEIFSLSIAIQNLVWGLAQPFFGMLADKFGDRRALWLGFGCYVLGMLICVFGASPFAQHMGAGVLVGMGVSGTAFGTVLAVVGRAAPAEKRGFYLGVASAMGSAGQAVLPLLTAFLISRFDWQTTLLIITALLAPMALAIPFLHVKNKGSAAETDIDLPQTIRAAFGHGSFVMLAAGFFVCGFHLAFITAHLPNYVQNFCTGTTLSAPELRALGLKALALAGFANIFGTLIAARLGNFFAKPHVLAAIYALRAVVILVFIWLPLTPVSVLIFGLVMGVLWLSTVPLTSALIVVMFGPRAMGTLFGFVFLSHQLGGFLGVWLGGAWFDRYGNYDVIWYAAIALGILSAAIHLTVRERAAPAIAAAA, encoded by the coding sequence ATGCAACAAGCCAGGAGCAGCGGCATCGACCGCGACATGCTGATCATCATGCTGGCGGGCGGGCTGGTGCTGGCCCTGTCCTTTGGCGTGCGCTCGGTGTTCGGCGGTGTCGTCCTGCCGCTCTCGGACGATCTGTTCGCCGGCCGGATCGAGATTTTCTCGCTGTCGATTGCCATCCAGAACCTCGTCTGGGGGCTGGCGCAGCCATTCTTCGGCATGCTGGCCGACAAGTTCGGCGACCGGCGCGCGCTCTGGCTCGGCTTCGGCTGCTATGTGCTCGGCATGCTCATCTGCGTTTTCGGGGCCTCACCCTTCGCCCAGCATATGGGGGCGGGCGTTCTCGTCGGCATGGGCGTTTCGGGCACGGCCTTCGGCACGGTTCTGGCCGTGGTCGGCCGCGCCGCGCCTGCGGAGAAGCGCGGCTTCTACCTTGGCGTCGCCTCGGCCATGGGTTCGGCCGGCCAGGCGGTTCTGCCGCTTCTGACGGCCTTCCTGATCAGCCGGTTCGACTGGCAGACGACGCTTCTGATCATCACCGCGCTGCTGGCGCCGATGGCGCTCGCCATCCCCTTCCTGCATGTGAAAAACAAGGGCTCTGCCGCCGAGACCGACATCGACCTGCCGCAGACCATCCGCGCCGCCTTCGGCCATGGCAGTTTCGTCATGCTGGCGGCCGGCTTCTTTGTTTGCGGTTTTCATCTCGCCTTCATCACCGCGCATCTGCCGAATTATGTGCAGAATTTCTGCACCGGCACGACGCTTTCCGCGCCGGAACTGCGCGCGCTCGGTCTGAAGGCGCTGGCGCTTGCCGGCTTTGCCAACATCTTCGGCACGCTGATTGCCGCGCGGCTTGGCAATTTCTTCGCCAAGCCGCATGTCCTGGCCGCCATCTATGCCTTGCGCGCCGTGGTTATTCTCGTCTTCATCTGGCTGCCGCTGACGCCGGTTTCGGTGCTCATCTTCGGCCTCGTCATGGGCGTGCTCTGGCTTTCCACCGTGCCGCTGACGAGTGCGCTGATCGTCGTCATGTTCGGCCCGCGCGCCATGGGCACGCTGTTCGGGTTTGTCTTCCTCAGCCATCAGCTCGGCGGCTTTTTGGGCGTCTGGCTCGGCGGCGCCTGGTTTGACCGCTACGGCAATTACGACGTGATCTGGTATGCCGCGATCGCGCTCGGCATTCTCTCCGCCGCCATCCACCTGACCGTGCGCGAGCGCGCCGCGCCCGCTATTGCCGCCGCCGCGTGA
- the addB gene encoding double-strand break repair protein AddB, with translation MAAQNAGLWTIPPGVPFLHCLAESLLSGRLAPAFRYDPKDPLALADVKIFLPTRRAVRVLRGEFSALLGGQAAILPEIRALGETDEDEHYFEENLPEAAESLPPIEPVPRLLELAGLILPWRNRLSDELAGLHGGSPLVAPASPADAVWLARDLAELIDAMETERIGWDRLAALEEDNYAVWWQLTAEFLKIAALYWPGRLDELGRSSAIARRNALLAGEAERIAAMTGNAPVIIAGSTGSVPAVADLIAAAASLPQGVVVLPGLDCDMVEEDWQALTAADADPSMPDPSIRSHPQYEMARLLERLTLTRQDFSTLAEAEPAGAMRNRVLASAFAPAEATDRWQDWRAALAAEDLEQAFADVALMEAGNERQEALSIAAALRLALERTGEDGRPARAALITPDRNLARRVAAELHRFAIEADDSAGTPLSATGQGRLVTLMLEAALKPGDPAVLAALLKHPLARFGLSARKMRAAGAAFELIALRGGTKPAELGHLAAFVDEAQEKQKDERYPPHWRTALPRDAAEAARDLATRIDAALAPLIEAHVPRGPDQPPLTETMPLSGWAERTGRALEAIAADEAGDLSALWSGEAGERLATVLSETMGTETPIEADGPQWIDIMAALTASEAVKPRSMGNPRVFIFGAVEARLQDVETIVIGGLNEGVWPTQAKNNPFLSRGMKAEIGLEPPEKRVGQLAHDLTMAAGAPYLIFSRALRQGSAPTVASRWLQRLLAFAGPEMEDALKRRGAVLAGWAAALDDEPRAPIPQRPEPYPPAEDQPKRYSFSEIGRLRRDPYAIYAQKVLKLDPLAPFNADPSVKERGILYHALAERFIKSGADPASEAGRAAMEDVLAELLLEVELPPHLALSWVPRLKSVADELLKFEAARRLSTSIDTTLTEAGAGFDIPLAEIRLTGIADRIDILDDGTAEIIDYKTGMSPSLNQARTLLEPQLPLEAAALAAGAFKDVPALETKSLKYVRLRPGHRFGVDALEKAEMKKEPAITAEGLASDALREFTRFVIALKSGNRPFASRLIPASARDFGGEYDHLARVAEWSTADDNREDGDD, from the coding sequence ATGGCGGCGCAAAATGCCGGATTGTGGACGATACCGCCGGGCGTGCCGTTTCTCCACTGCCTTGCCGAGAGCCTTTTGTCCGGTCGTCTGGCGCCGGCCTTCAGATATGACCCGAAGGACCCGCTCGCCCTTGCCGATGTGAAGATCTTCCTGCCGACACGGCGCGCGGTGCGCGTGCTGCGCGGCGAATTTTCAGCCCTTCTTGGCGGGCAGGCGGCGATCCTGCCGGAGATCCGCGCGCTCGGGGAAACCGACGAGGACGAGCACTATTTCGAGGAGAACCTGCCGGAGGCGGCCGAAAGCCTGCCGCCGATCGAGCCCGTGCCGCGGCTCCTGGAGCTTGCCGGCCTGATCCTGCCGTGGCGCAACCGGCTTTCGGACGAGCTTGCCGGCCTTCACGGCGGCTCTCCACTGGTGGCGCCCGCAAGTCCTGCAGATGCCGTCTGGCTCGCTCGCGACCTTGCCGAACTTATCGATGCGATGGAGACTGAGCGGATCGGCTGGGATCGGCTCGCTGCGCTGGAAGAAGACAATTACGCCGTCTGGTGGCAGCTGACCGCCGAATTCCTGAAGATCGCGGCGCTCTACTGGCCGGGACGGCTCGATGAGCTTGGCCGCTCTTCGGCCATTGCCCGCCGCAATGCGCTGCTGGCAGGCGAGGCGGAAAGGATCGCCGCGATGACCGGAAATGCCCCGGTGATCATCGCCGGCTCCACCGGTTCCGTTCCCGCCGTCGCCGATCTGATTGCCGCTGCCGCCTCTCTGCCGCAGGGCGTGGTGGTGCTGCCGGGCCTTGATTGCGACATGGTCGAGGAGGACTGGCAGGCGCTGACGGCGGCTGATGCCGATCCGTCCATGCCCGATCCCTCGATCCGCAGCCATCCGCAATATGAAATGGCGCGGCTTCTGGAGCGCCTCACGCTGACGCGTCAGGATTTCTCCACGCTTGCGGAGGCGGAGCCTGCGGGCGCCATGCGCAACCGCGTCCTGGCCTCCGCTTTTGCCCCGGCGGAGGCAACCGACCGCTGGCAGGACTGGAGGGCCGCGCTTGCCGCGGAAGATCTGGAACAGGCCTTCGCCGATGTCGCGCTGATGGAGGCGGGCAATGAGCGGCAGGAGGCGCTTTCGATCGCCGCCGCTCTGCGGCTGGCGCTGGAACGCACGGGCGAAGACGGCAGGCCGGCGCGCGCCGCGTTGATTACGCCCGACCGCAATCTTGCCCGCCGCGTCGCCGCCGAGCTGCACCGCTTTGCCATAGAGGCGGATGATTCGGCCGGCACGCCGCTTTCGGCCACCGGCCAGGGCAGGCTGGTGACTCTGATGCTGGAGGCGGCGCTGAAACCCGGTGATCCTGCCGTGCTGGCGGCACTGCTCAAACATCCGCTGGCGCGCTTCGGCCTTTCGGCCCGCAAGATGCGCGCTGCCGGCGCGGCCTTCGAGCTGATTGCGCTGCGCGGCGGCACAAAACCCGCCGAACTCGGCCATCTCGCGGCGTTTGTCGATGAGGCGCAGGAAAAGCAGAAGGACGAGCGTTACCCGCCGCACTGGCGCACGGCGCTGCCGAGGGATGCGGCCGAGGCGGCGCGCGATCTGGCGACAAGGATCGATGCAGCCCTTGCGCCGCTGATTGAAGCCCATGTGCCGCGCGGTCCCGACCAGCCGCCGCTGACGGAGACCATGCCGCTTTCCGGCTGGGCGGAGCGCACCGGACGGGCGCTGGAGGCAATCGCGGCGGACGAGGCAGGCGATCTGTCGGCGCTGTGGTCCGGGGAGGCGGGCGAGCGGCTTGCCACCGTGCTCTCCGAAACCATGGGAACTGAAACCCCGATCGAAGCCGATGGGCCGCAATGGATCGATATCATGGCCGCGCTGACGGCATCGGAAGCGGTGAAACCCCGCTCCATGGGCAATCCGCGCGTCTTCATCTTCGGCGCGGTCGAGGCGCGGCTGCAGGATGTGGAGACCATCGTCATCGGCGGGCTCAATGAAGGCGTATGGCCGACCCAGGCGAAGAACAACCCCTTCCTGTCGCGCGGCATGAAGGCCGAGATCGGGCTGGAGCCGCCGGAAAAACGCGTCGGCCAGCTGGCCCACGACCTGACGATGGCCGCCGGCGCGCCGTATCTGATCTTTTCGCGGGCGCTGAGGCAGGGTTCGGCGCCAACGGTTGCCAGCCGCTGGCTGCAGCGGCTCCTGGCCTTTGCCGGGCCTGAGATGGAGGATGCGCTGAAACGGCGCGGCGCGGTGCTTGCCGGCTGGGCTGCCGCCCTTGATGACGAGCCGCGCGCGCCAATCCCACAGCGCCCGGAACCCTACCCGCCGGCGGAGGACCAGCCGAAGCGCTATTCCTTTTCCGAGATCGGCAGGCTGCGGCGCGATCCTTACGCGATCTATGCGCAGAAGGTGCTGAAGCTTGATCCGCTCGCCCCCTTCAATGCCGATCCGTCGGTGAAGGAACGCGGCATTCTCTATCACGCGCTTGCCGAGCGCTTCATCAAGTCCGGCGCGGACCCCGCAAGCGAAGCGGGGCGGGCGGCGATGGAGGACGTGCTGGCCGAACTCCTGCTCGAAGTCGAGCTGCCGCCGCATCTGGCCTTGAGCTGGGTGCCGCGGCTCAAATCGGTGGCGGATGAATTGCTGAAGTTCGAGGCGGCGCGGCGGCTGTCGACGTCGATCGACACAACACTGACGGAAGCCGGCGCCGGTTTCGACATTCCCCTTGCCGAAATCCGCCTGACCGGCATTGCCGACCGGATCGACATTCTGGACGACGGAACGGCCGAGATCATCGACTACAAGACCGGCATGTCGCCCTCGCTCAACCAGGCACGCACGCTTCTGGAACCGCAATTGCCGCTGGAGGCGGCGGCCCTCGCTGCGGGCGCCTTCAAGGACGTGCCGGCGCTTGAAACGAAGAGCCTCAAATATGTGCGGCTGAGGCCCGGCCACCGCTTTGGCGTCGATGCGCTGGAAAAGGCGGAAATGAAAAAGGAACCTGCCATCACGGCGGAGGGACTTGCAAGCGATGCCTTGCGCGAATTCACCCGCTTCGTCATTGCGCTGAAGAGCGGAAACCGGCCCTTCGCCTCGCGGCTGATCCCGGCAAGCGCGCGGGATTTCGGCGGCGAGTATGATCATCTCGCCCGCGTTGCCGAGTGGTCGACGGCGGATGACAACCGGGAGGACGGCGATGACTGA